A genomic window from Cucumis melo cultivar AY chromosome 8, USDA_Cmelo_AY_1.0, whole genome shotgun sequence includes:
- the LOC103499176 gene encoding uncharacterized protein LOC103499176, which yields MREHTIQRIARWFYDAGVPLNACTYDSFAPMIESIGQFGPGLKPPTYHELRVPCLKKELEATNELMSIHKAEWAKVGCTVMADGWTDRRNRTLINFLVNSPKGTMFIESIDASSYVKDGKKMFELLDNFVERIGEANVVQVVTDSASANVMAGRLLEAKRPQLIWSPCAAHCLDLMLEDIYKISNIRKALKRGMEISNFIYVRPGLLNMMRRFTNQKELVRPAKTRFATACITLSSIHHQKNNLRKMFTSDEWKDSKWSKEQQGRRVVQTILLASFWTTIVFALKVSGPLVRVLRLVDGEKKPPMGYIYEAMDRAKEAIAKSFNNNEEKYKDIFTIIDRRWELQLHRPLHAAGYYLNPSFYYSNPSIQEDDEIVNGLYSCITKMVASLDIQDKILAELSKYKRAEALFGQPLAIRQRDKISPVEWWDNFGQSTPNLQKFAIRILGLTCSASGCERNWSVFEQLHSKKRNRLAQSRLNDLVFIKYNRALKRQYNLRDIVDPISLRDIDDSNEWLIGRLDDDSEEEDELVFDDDILTWGDVSRAAGAKEPTFYSRARASGATNVSCSSSSTTQPTPKQINLDDSDQEEEDTDGYKSNEGVNEDEDQFSDDEFDL from the exons ATGAGGGAGCACACCATCCAAAGAATTGCTCGATGGTTTTATGATGCAGGAGTGCCTTTGAATGCTTGCACATATGATAGTTTTGCCCCTATGATTGAGTCAATTGGGCAATTTGGTCCTGGATTGAAACCACCAACATATCATGAGTTGAGAGTCCCATGTTTGAAGAAGGAATTAGAAGCAACAAATGAGTTGATGAGCATCCATAAAGCAGAGTGGGCTAAGGTTGGATGCACTGTTATGGCTGATGGGTGGACCGATAGAAGAAATAGGACATTGATTAACTTTTTAGTTAATAGTCCTAAGGGCACCATGTTTATTGAGTCCATCGATGCTTCATCTTATGTGAAGGATGGAAAGAAGATGTTCGAGCTACTTGACAATTTTGTAGAGCGCATTGGAGAAGCAAATGTTGTACAAGTAGTTACTGATAGTGCCTCAGCAAATGTGATGGCAG GGAGATTGTTAGAAGCAAAGCGACCACAATTGATATGGTCTCCATGTGCTGCTCATTGCTTAGATTTAATGTTGGAGGATATATACAAGATCTCCAATATTCGCAAAGCATTGAAAAGAGGCATGGAGATTAGCAACTTCATCTATGTTCGTCCTGGATTATTAAACATGATGCGACGATTTACTAACCAAAAGGAGTTAGTTAGACCAGCTAAGACTCGCTTTGCTACTGCTTGCATTACATTATCGAGTATACATCATCAAAAGAACAACTTAAGGAAGATGTTTACTTCAGATGAATGGAAGGATAGCAAATGGAGCAAGGAGCAACAAGGAAGGCGAGTAGTTCAAACTATTTTGTTGGCTAGTTTTTGGACTACAATTGTGTTTGCTCTTAAAGTGTCTGGCCCACTAGTTCGAGTTCTTAGATTGGTTGATGGCGAAAAGAAGCCACCTATGGGATATATTTATGAGGCCATGGATAGAGCTAAAGAAGCTATTGCTAAGTCGTTCaataataatgaagaaaaatacaagGACATTTTCACCATAATTGATAGAAGATGGGAGCTTCAGTTGCATCGTCCTCTGCATGCAGCGGGGTATTATTTAAACCCGTCATTCTATTATTCGAATCCTAGCATCCAAGAGGATGATGAAATAGTTAATGGGCTCTACTCATGCATAACAAAAATGGTTGCTTCATTAGACATCCAAGACAAAATACTTGCAGAACTAAGCAAGTATAAGAGAGCTGAAGCATTGTTTGGACAACCTTTAGCAATCAGACAAAGGGACAAAATATCTCCAG TGGAATGGTGGGATAATTTTGGACAATCAACTCCAAACTTGCAAAAGTTTGCTATTCGCATTTTAGGTCTTACTTGTAGTGCTTCTGGATGCGAACGTAATTGGAGTGTGTTTGAGCAG CTTCATAGCAAGAAACGAAATAGGCTTGCTCAAAGTCGTTTGAATGATTTAGTGTTCATCAAATACAATAGAGCATTAAAACGTCAATACAACCTTCGAGATATCGTCGATCCCATCTCTTTAAGAGATATTGATGATAGTAACGAATGGTTGATTGGAAGATTGGATGATGATTCTGAGGAGGAGGATGAGCTGGTATTTGACGATGATATTTTAACGTGGGGTGATGTTTCAAGAGCTGCCGGAGCAAAAGAACCAACCTTCTATTCTAGAGCTAGGGCCTCAGGAGCGACTAATGTTTCATGTTCATCCTCGTCTACCACACAACCCACACCCAAACAAATAAATTTGGATGACTCTGATCAGGAAGAAGAAGATACCGATGGCTATAAGTCCAACGAAGGAGTGAATGAAGATGAGGATCAATTTAGTGATGATGAGTTTGATCTTTAG
- the LOC127150701 gene encoding uncharacterized protein LOC127150701, whose product MADESSKRDPAWKYCRLQNEQDINTFVCGFCSKVTKGGVYRLKQHLVGGYRNAIACKKCPDHVKEEIRDYMSKKKEIKEQRNLIVDIDVQDYGMEDEDEGSISVNNRATSSGSSLKKPRQKGPMDAFFTPNPESVVQNRKNDKGK is encoded by the coding sequence ATGGCTGATGAAAGTTCTAAAAGAGATCCGGCATGGAAATATTGTCGATTGCAAAATGAACAAGATATAAATACGTTTGTCTGTGGATTTTGTTCGAAAGTAACAAAAGGAGGGGTGTATCGATTGAAACAACACCTCGTTGGTGGTTATAGAAATGCCATAGCTTGTAAAAAATGTCCGGATCATGTAAAGGAAGAAATTAGAGATTACATGTCCAAGAAAAAGGAGatcaaagaacaaagaaatttgattgtGGACATTGATGTACAAGATTACGGTATGGAGGATGAAGATGAAGGGAGTATTAGTGTAAATAACAGAGCAACATCAAGTGGCTCGAGCTTGAAGAAGCCAAGACAAAAGGGTCCAATGGATGCATTTTTTACTCCCAATCCAGAAAGTGTGGTTCAAAATAGAAAGAACGACAAAGGAAAATAA